CTTGCCCCTGCTGGCACTGCCAAACTTGCTGCTAATAATAAACTCATCATGACACTTCTCGACTTTTTCAATTCCCTCGACTCCTTTTGTCTAAATATTTTGTGAATAGACTCATCCTAACAAAAGGAGCGTGACTTGTTTATCGGGAAAATCACAGATAGTTGAATACGGTAAAGGGGTATAGCATCCTTTATATGTAAGGGTTTGTACGGAGTGTTGGGGCTTGACTACTATGCAGGTTGGGAAAATTTCAGAAAAAGTGCCAGATTCACACCTGTCGTTTTGTATAAAAATTTTATAAAACTGAATAAAAGTTGTTTTAAAAGGCTTGTTTTACTATATCTTTACATTTAACCCTTCAATCATCATGGTATATCTGGATTCATTTTTAAAATTCTCATTGATAAAAAGAACATTTGTTCGTATAATTTTCTTGAAAGTGGGTAATAGTATATCAAGACATAATGCCAGGCAGAGGAGTGAAGGTGATGGAAGTTGACTATTCGCTTGAAAAGAAGAAGGAAATTCTTTGTATAGATATGAGAAGTTTTTATGCAAGCTGTACAGCAGTTGAACTGGGTCAGGATCCTCTAACATGTAAAATTGCGATCATCGGTAACCAGGAACAAAAAGGAAGTGTTGTACTTGCTGCGTCTCCACGCGCAAAGAGTGAACACGGTATCAGAACCGGCACAAGACGTCATGAGATCCCCGATATACCTGATCTTCAATTAATTGAACCGGATATGGGACAGTACCTCAGGCTGTCCACTGAAATCACGAAGATTTTTACAAGGTTCGTTCCAAAAGAAAATATACACGTCTACAGTGTGGATGAAAGCTTTATTCAGGTGGATGGCACTTCTTCATTATGGGGAGGACCGCACGCTGTCGCACGAATGATCTCTGATGATATGATGCGTGAATTCGGTCTGCCGTGCGCAATCGGTATTGGGCCAAATATGCTGATTGCTAAGCTCTGTCTTGATCTTGAGGCTAAGAAGAAAGGGATATGCGAATGGACGTTTGAAGATATTCCAAAGAAGCTCTGGCCGCTTCAGCCCCTTTCAGCGATGTGGGGGATCGGCCGTCAGCTTGAAAAGCGGTTGAATCGGATGGGAATTTACTCAATCGGTGATCTTGCTGCACATGATCTCAGTCATCTGGAATCAGTTTTTGGGGTGATGGGTAACCAATTATATTATCACGCACACGGCATTGACCGCTCTGAGATCGGCGCACCAATTATTCAGGGACAGGTAAGCTACGGGAAGAGTCAGATTCTTCTCAGAGACTACGACAAAATAGAAGAAATTGAAGCAGTGCTGCTTGAAATGTGTGAGGAAGTAGCTAGAAGAGCAAGGAATAAACATCTGGGCGGCCGCACGATTCACTTAGGTGTCGGCTACAGCAAACGCACACCAATCAAATCATTCCATCGCTCAAAGTCACTCGATAAGCCGACTTCGATTACGATGGAAATTTACGAGGTATGTCTTGAAATTCTTCACGAAAACCTGCAGCCATTTCCAGTCAGAAAGATTTCAATTTCATTAACGAACCTTGCAGATGATTCAGCTCTGCAGCTGGATCTGTTCAATCCCGGCCGCGAAAAAGTTCACCGGCTCGGCTACGTTATGGACGACGTACGTCAGCGCTTCGGCTCCACTGCACTGCTAAGGGCCATTTCCTATACAGATGGCGGTACAACGAGAAGGAGGTCCAGGTTGATTGGTGGGCATATTTCTAAGAAGGAATCGATGAGTTGAAAATTTATCACAGTATATCAATAGTTTTGCGTTTATGCTAATATCGTTTATTATATTAGCATAAACGCAAAAGAGGTGATCAAATGAGTTATCGGGAAAAATTAGAGCAATTGATTAAAGAAAGAAGCGGAATTGTAGTAACAAGTGAAGCAGAAAAACACGGTATTCCTCGTCATTATCTGACTGTTTTATTGAGAGAAGGTGCACTTGAAAAGGTATCACATGGTGTATATATTACTCCTGACACATTCGAAGATGAAATGTATATAATTCAAATGAGAAATCCCAAAGTAATATTTTCGCATGAAACTGCAGTATTTCTACATGATCTGACTGACCGGGATCCGCTTGAATGGTCTGTTACGGTACCCACTGGCTATAATACTGCAAAGTTAAAAAGTGCGGGAATCAAAGCGTATTCTGTTAAAAAAACATTGCATTTAATGGGAGCTGCCGAAGTTCAAACTATGTTTGGAAGAAAGGTTATTGCTTATGACAGGGAAAGAACTATTTGTGATCTGATTCGAAATAAAAATAACATGGATATTGCTGTTTTAAATGATTCAATAAAAAAATATCTGAACAGTAAAGATAAAAATATCCCTCTTTTAATGAAATATGCCGGAGAATTACGCGTCCAAAAAATATTAAGGACTTATATGGAGGTTTTGTTATGAAAAGCTCTACACAAATTAAAGCCTTAATTAGAAATCTTGCAAAAGAGAAAAATATAAACGCCCAAATACTTTTAAGGAACTATATGTTGGAAAGGCTGCTTGAAAGGATATCAAAGTCAGAGTATCAAGGACATTTTGTTTTAAAGGGGGGCATGTTAATTGCTGCGCTAGTAGGTGTGGATATGAGATCTACGATAGATATGGATGCAACGATAAAATCTTTACCTGTTGATAGAGAAACGATTGAAGCAGTATTTAATGTTATTTTAGAAGTGCGGTTAAATGATAACGTCGATATGAAAATAAAACAAATTGATGATATACGAGATGGGGATCAATATCAAGGATATCGAGTTTCAATAGAAGCAAGTATGGATAATGCAAGGGTCCCAATTAAAGTTGATATTACAACAGGAGATCAAATCACACCAAAAGAAATAACTTACAGGTTTGATTTATTACTAGAAGATAGAAAGATTGATATTCTCGCATACAATATTGAAACAGTCATTGCTGAAAAGGTCGAAACGCTATTAACACGGGGAATTACGAATACAAGAATGAGAGATTTCTACGATATATACATTCTTATCAAACTGCATGGACATAGAATAGATTATTCTGTATTGGGAGAAGCAATTAGAAAAACTGCTGAAAACAGAGGGTCAGCCACTATTATTTTAAGTGGGGACACAATTCTAGATGATATTATGATGGATGAGGTCATGAATAAGCACTGGATCAACTATCAAAATAAAAACAGTTATGCCGATCATATTACGTGGGAAGAAATCACTGAATCATTAACTCAACTTTGGAATAGCGTTGATAAAAAATAAGCAAAGCCCGAAAAAACCGAACTTTGCTCAAGAGCTTAGTAGTAATCCTGCAACAACTCAACCGCCTCAACAATCTCCTCATAAGGCACATCAACAGACATTTCATACTGCTCAAGTATCCGGTCTCCAGCCATCAAATACAAAGACGTACTATGCACAAACTGATCAGACCCTTCCAACTGTGCAGCAGGAGACAGAAATCCTCTGTTGGCAAAGAGCTCAACGTCTTCCTGCTCATACCCTGATACGAAATCCCAGTTATCAAAATTCACTTCAAACTGTTCTCCATATGACTGCAGTACATCAGGCGTATCACGTTCAGGATCAATCGAAAAAGAAACGAACTGATAATCCAGGTCTTGTTCATCCAGCTGATCCTGCAGCTCTGACATATTGTAAGTCATCGGCATGCAGACCGTATCACAATTAGTGAAAATGAAAGCAGCAAGCCAGATTTCATCCTCCATCTCATCAGTATGAAAAGGTTCTTCGCTTTGGTTGACTGCCTGCAGGTCAGTGACTTCCCCGTTTAGAGAAAAATGTTCATCCAGGTTAACCCCGGATGAACATCCCTGCAGGATCAGCAGTGCAAAGCATGCTGTGATCCATTTTTTCATATTTACTGTACACTTCCTACTTCAGTGTCCTGTGGAACAACCAGTTCATCAAACTCAGGCTTTTCTTTCAGGAACTGCAGGTCGTGAGAAGAATCAGCGAATGCCTGAATGACATCTGCATTCACTTCAGTCGTGTAAGTTACGCGCTCCCATGCACTTGCAATGATTGACTCATCCATGCGCTGGTTTGTGATTTCTTCAATTGAATCAATGGCGATTGTTTGCGCTTCTTCAGGATTTTCATTAATGAATGCAATGCTCTTTTCATGCGCTGCTGTGATTTGATCAACAAGTTCACTTTGTTCTTCAATCATCTTTCCGCTTGTTACAAGAACAGTGTTCGGTAAAGTTGTACCATAAGCAATTTCATCTGTATCAACAATGACCTTTGCACCGTTCGCTACAAGTGTAGAAGCCCATGGCTCAGGTACAGCTGCAAGGTCTACTTTACCTGATTCAAACATTGCCTGATACTGAGCCGGGTTACCAGTAACATGCTTCAGTGTTCCACCAATACGCGCTGAAGTAATACCCTGCTCCTTCAGGAATGTTTCCATTTGAACGTCGTGCGTGCACCCGATACCAGGTGTAATAAATGTATGGTTATCAAGATCTTCTAAGCCTTCAATGCCACTTTGCTCACTTGCAACAACGACTGTGCCACCTGATGAAGCACCGGCAAGGATTTTAACATCCGCACCGTTAGCATAGTTGTTCATGACAGGACCCGGTCCAACAAATCCTGCATCAATATCACCTGTTTTCAGGGCTGTCATAAATGCGCCGCCGTCAGGAAATGTCTTGTAAGTGACTTCTACGTCTTCACCAACTGCTTCTTCAAAGTATTGCTTTTCTTTTGCGATCATCGCAGGTACGTGATCAATGTTAGGGAAGTAGCCGATGACAAGTTCATCTTTACTTCCCGACCCTGACGAGCTGTCAGATCCGCAGGCTGATAATACCAGGATTGCTGCCAGGAAAAATAGTGCACTAAGATTTTTTTTCATTTTTTTCGCCTCCAAAGTTTTATTCTGTTGCCAGTCCCCATTTTTTCAGGACTTTCTTTTCAACACGCTGGAAAAATAGTAAATCGACGATAATTCCAATTAACATAATCATGAGCATGATCGCGATCACACGGCTCATATCTCCAAAATCTGATGCGAAACGAAGAGAGTAACCAAGTCCGGGACCTGTACTTAATAGCTCACCGGCCATCAGTGCACGCCATGCAAATGCCCACGCAAGGCGGATACCAGTCACTGCATAAGGAATAGAAGCAGGTATCGTCACTTTCCTGAATAACCTGAAGCCTCTGTAGTTCATTGTCTTTGCTGCTTTTATGAAAAGCGGGGGCACATTAATGATCCCCGTGCGGACATTAATCGTCATGACAATCGTTGCTCCAAGTACAACAATAAAGATGACAGCCATTTCATTCAGACCGAACCACATAATTGCAAGCGGAAGCCACACAATACTAGGTACAGACTGCAAGGCAAGAATCAGAGAGCCAAGCGTCTCGTCAGCCGTTTTTGATTTCGCTAACAGGACACCGAGTAAAAGTCCGAGTACCAGTGCAATCGCAAGACCGATAAATAATCGTCTGAAGCTGGCGATAAGGTCATAGACCAATGTAAGATTGCTAAATCCTTCATATAATGAGGCAAAAACATCTGTCGGTGCCGGCAAAAGAGATGGAGATACATCGAAAACATAGACTGCACCCTGCCAGATAGAAAATAGTAATACGTAAAAAATAATCCGTTTAACGGCTGGCTGCATTTTTCTGCTCCTTTTCCGTTACCTTATCAATTTCAGATTTCAATAACGCCTGTATTTTTTCTTCATAATAGAGAAGCTCTTCCTTTGATTGAGAGCGGGGTCTCGGGAAGTTCAGTTCAATCACTTCTAAAATTGTGCCGGGCTGCGTGCCCATGACGACGATACGGTCAGAAAGCTTCAGCGATTCAGCGATACTGTGCGTAACGAACAAAATCGTCTTTTTCGTCTCAAGGAAGATTTTTTCTACAATTTCATGAAGCCTTGAACGTGTCTGCTCATCGAGTGCGCCAAACGGTTCATCCATCAATAGTAATGCCGGATCCATTGCGAGCGCTCTTGCAATGGCTACACGCTGCTGCATTCCACCCGAGATCTCATGCGGCGAATGCTTTGTATAAGCACCAAGCTGGACCATCTGTAAGTACTGATGGGCTTTTTGCTGCGCTTCCCTTTTAGACATATCCGGTAAAAGTGGGAACATCACATTCTCTTCTACTGTCAGCCATGGAAATAATGCAGCCTGCTGGAATACCATGCCGCGTTCTTTGCCGGGACCTTTAATCGTTTTACCTTCAAGTTCAATCGATCCTTCAGTTGCGTGTGCAAGACCCGCCACGATCGATAATAGTGTTGACTTACCACAGCCGGATGGACCAAGGATCGAGACAAACTCGCCTTCTTTCACATCAAGCTGAATATCTGACAGTACAAGCTCAGTCTTTCCATTGTTCGTAAAAGACTTATGTACATTATTCATTGATAAAAACAAAACATCACCTGCTTATCTCTTTAATCCTATAAAAATAATCGGAATTGTATGTAAGTATAGCCGATGGAAATAGAAAGTCAATACTTTTTCATTTAATTCTTTAACGTGATGGCGGGGCAGAGGGGCACAAAATCATTCTGTATTGACAGAATTAATATATGCAATGTTCTTTCATTCGGTGAAAACTTGGGCAGATCACCTTTAATCTTTAATAATCATTATTACATTTTAAGAAGGTATAAAATAACATTTAATTTTACCGACTTTTAACCGGTAAAAAGTAATTGTAACCGATTTCAAACGTTGATATCTTAAATTAACAAGATAAATAACTGAATCATCAGTTAACAAAAGGGGTGATTTTACTTGGCTAATATTAGAGATGTAGCAAACAAATCCAAGGTATCGATTGCAACGGTCTCAAGAATACTGAATGGTGATAAAAATCTGGTTGTACTTGAAGAAACGAGAGAGCGGGTGCTGGCTGCAATTGAAGAACTCGAATATAAACCTGTCGGTGGCCGTGGAAGAAAGAAGCAACACCAGGTCGTTCTTCCGAAAAGAAAAATAGGCTTACTGACATGGAATTCAGAAGAAGATGATAAAGCGGATCCTTACTTTAAAGAAATTATGTATGGCATAGAAGACAAAGCAAAAGAATTAAACATGGATATCGTGATTACCCGGCGATTAAGAGAATGGAGGCAGGAGGATCAGCTTGAAGAGGTTGACGGGATTATCGTGATCGGTAAATCCAGTGCGGCTGATATAGCAGAAATCTATCAGGGCAAGAACATAGTCTTTATTGATCAGAGTCCTGAAAAACACAATTTTGATTCTGTCAGACCTGACCTGGAGCAGGCAACAGAAGAAGCACTGGAACATTTGATGTTACTTGGACACAGAAGTATTGGATTTATTGGCGGCAGAGAATTTAAGGAAAGAACTTTATCCAAGAAGCTTGAAGTTCATGATGCACGCTTTGTTCACTTCAGGCGGTATATGCTGGAACGTAATTTGTACAGGGACGAATACACCTTTCTCGGTAATGATGATGTAGGAGATTGGACGACGAAGGCAGGATACGAACTGATGAAGAAAGCGATCTCGCAAAAGCGTATTCCTACAGCGTTTTTCATTGCGAGTGATCCGATGGCAATTGGTGCAATGCGCGCGCTTCATGAAGCAGGCTACAGAGTGCCGGAGGATGTATCGCTGGCGAGCGTTGATGACATTGATTTCGCGCTATATGTAACACCTCCTCTAACAACAACGCGTCTTTTCAGCCGTCAGATTGGCATGTCGGCTGTACAGCTGCTGAAGGAACGAATAGAGGGCAGAGAAGTACCTCTTAATGTCACTGTATCAACGGAATTGAAGATCAGACAGTCAACTGGAAAAAGAGAATCTTAACATAATATACAGGGAGGAATCAGAATGAAGAAATCAGCGTTTATATTATCAGCAGCAGCGGCAGCAGTACTTGCAGCATGTGGAGGAGATGGTGGAAGCGGCGATGGGGATGTCACACTGGAATTCTTTCAGTATAAGCAGGAGGCAGTTGGTACATTTGATGAGCTGATCGCAAAGTTTGAAGAGGAAAATCCGGGTATCACAGTCGAGCAGAATAACGTACCTGAATCAGATACAGTGCTTTTATCCCGCTTAACACAAAATGATATTCCGGATGTAATGAGTGTTAACGGTGGAGTGATGTATGGGGAACTTGTTAGAGCAGGGGTTTTGAGGGAAGTGACTGATCATGAAGTCCTTGGTGACATCAATGATGAATATTCTGATATGATCGCGCGCATCGCAGGTGATGGGGTCGACGGACATTTCGGCTTTCCACATACAGTGAACGCAAATGGTGTCATTTACAATAAAACAAAGTTTGAAGAGCTTGGGCTTGAAACACCGCAAACGTGGGATGAATTCATCGCACTCGCTGAAGAAATTGAAAGTGCAGGTGAGACACCTTTTTACTCAACATATGGAGAAGCATGGACAATCCTTCCGCCTCTAAACAGCCTGGCGTCTAACATTCAACCTGATGACTTTTATGAGCAACTGGCATCAGGAGAAACAACATTTTCAGATGAGTATGGTGAAGTTGCAGACAAGCTCCAGCAGCTGCTTGAGTACACACATAATGATGTGTTCGGATCTGATTACAGCAGAGGAAACATGGAATTTGCACAGGGTGAAGCTGTGATGTATATGCAGGGAATCTGGGCGATCGGACAGGTTCAGGAAGCCAATCCTGACATAGAGCTTGGTGTATTCCCGCTGCCTGCAACAAATAACGCTGAAGAAAACAGACTTGTATCCGGTGTAGATCTTGTACTAGCAACAGCTGCAGATGCGGATCATCCTGAAGAAGCACAAATGTTTGTTGAGTTCCTGCTTGAAGAGGAAAACCTGCAGTTCTACATTGATCAGCAGCGACTGTTCTCAGCAGTTGAAGGACCGGAACAGACAGATGAAGCAATCAGTGAACTGCAGCCGGTATTTGAAGAAGGCAAAATTACTTCTTTTGCTGACCATTACTACCCACAGGGATTTGGTATCGACACAATGTTCCAGAACTTCCTGCTTGAAGGGGATAAGGAAGCATTGTTGGAGGAACTGGATTCAGAGTATGAAAGATTAGCAGGGCAGTAATAAGTTAGAGAAGGGTTCAAAGCCCTTCTTTTTTATCACATGAAAGGGGCAGTAAAATGAAGAAAAAGCCTTCTGTATATGTCTGGATGCTGCTTCCGGCAGTCATTCTGTTCTTCAGTTTTCATACACTTCCTGTACTTCAGGGGATCTTTTACAGCTTCACGAATTTCAGAGGTTATGGTGTGTGGGAATTTGTCGGATTTGATAACTATGTCAGAGTATTTAATGACCGTAATGCGCTGAATGCGTACGGGTTTACGTTTCAATTTGCAATTGTCTCAACGATTCTTGTGAATATTATCAGCCTTGTGATCGCACTTGGGCTAAATGCAAAAATAAAGTTTCATAAAACACTGCGCGGGATTTACTTTATGCCAAATATTTTAAGTATCCTGATTGTCGGCTTTATCTTTAACTATATCTTTTCTATTTTCATTCCGGAGATTGCAGAAAACACCGGGCTGACTGGTTTGACAAAGAGTATTCTCGGGAGTCCGGATCACGCCTGGATTGCGATTGTCATTGTGGCAGTATGGCAGGCAGCAGCATTTAATACGATTTTGTATCTCGCTGGACTGGCAACGATTCCGCGGGACCTATATGAAGCTTCTGCACTAGACGGAGCCAGCAAATGGCAGGAATTCTGGAAGATTACATTCCCGCTGATCGCACCGTTTTTTACAATCAACATGGTGCTTGCGATGAAAAACTTCCTGATGGTGTTTGACCATATCGTTGCGTTAACAGGCGGAGGGCCGGGGCGCGCGACACAATCAATTTCATTATTAATCTATCAGGACGGGTTTGCCGGTGGACAGTTTGCCTACCAGTCTGCTAATGCGGTCATTTACTTTATAGTGATTGTAACGATCTCAGTATTCCAGATCCGCATTCTTCAAAAACGGGAGGTGCAGCTGTAATGAAAATTGGTAAGACGAATTGGCCGGTTACGCTCCTGTTAATGGCAGGAACCATTTTGATCCTGTTCCCGCTCTATATTACGGTGGTCAATGCATTTAAAACGCCTGCCGAAACAGCTGAATCGATCCTGGCGTTACCTATTGAATGGACATTTAATAACTTCACAACAGCCATTGAAATGACGAATTTCTTTAATGCGTTTGGCAACAGCTTTTATATCACGATTGTGACCGTTGTTTTCACTGTGCTGACCAATTCACTTGTTGCTTATGCGATTGCACGGAATATGCATAAGAAAGCTTATAAGTTTCTATTTTATTATCTGGTCAGTGCGATGTTTGTGCCTTTTCCGATTATCATGCTGCCGATCGTTAACCAGATGAGTTCAATTGGCCTGATGAATCAGAATGGACTGATCCTTCTTTACATCGTGTATGGTCTGTCATTCAATGTCTTTTTATATGTCGGTTATATTAAAACGATTCCAAAAGAGCTTGAGGAAGCGGCAATTGTTGACGGTTGTACAAGATGGGGTGTGTTCTGGCGTATTATATTCCCGATGCTTTCACCAATCAATGCGACTGTGGGGATTCTGACAGCGCTGTGGGCGTGGAATGATTTCCTGCTGCCGCTTGTTATTCTGAGTGACCGTGGAGACCATACGCTGCCGCTTGTGCAATATGTCTTCCAGTCACAGTTTGCAACTAACTATAATCTGGCGTTCTCATCTTATCTGATGGCACTCCTGCCGATGCTGGTACTATACCTGTTCCTGCAGAAGTGGATCATCAGCGGCGTCACACAAGGAGCGATTAAATCCTGATGAATCATTTATCAAATAAAACCACTGGCATCTTTATCAGTGAGGATGAAAAAACATTTCATCTTCAGACAGAGGAAACGAGTTATATCATTGAAGTGTACAGGGAATATGTGACCCATGTGTATTGGGGGAAAAGAATTGAACATTACAATGGATTGATGCAGCACCGCTTCAGGGATCGCGGCTTTTCAGCGAACCCTGACAGCAGTGACAGAGCTTTTTCACTGGATACACTTTCACAGGAGTACCCGTCTTACGGACATACTGATTTCAGAGACCCTGCTGTTCATCTTCAATGGGCGGACGGGTCAACCGTTTCAGATTTCCGCTTCTCAGATTACAAAGTGATCAGTGGCAAACCTGCACCTGAAGG
This region of Jeotgalibacillus malaysiensis genomic DNA includes:
- a CDS encoding UV-damage repair protein UvrX, translated to MEVDYSLEKKKEILCIDMRSFYASCTAVELGQDPLTCKIAIIGNQEQKGSVVLAASPRAKSEHGIRTGTRRHEIPDIPDLQLIEPDMGQYLRLSTEITKIFTRFVPKENIHVYSVDESFIQVDGTSSLWGGPHAVARMISDDMMREFGLPCAIGIGPNMLIAKLCLDLEAKKKGICEWTFEDIPKKLWPLQPLSAMWGIGRQLEKRLNRMGIYSIGDLAAHDLSHLESVFGVMGNQLYYHAHGIDRSEIGAPIIQGQVSYGKSQILLRDYDKIEEIEAVLLEMCEEVARRARNKHLGGRTIHLGVGYSKRTPIKSFHRSKSLDKPTSITMEIYEVCLEILHENLQPFPVRKISISLTNLADDSALQLDLFNPGREKVHRLGYVMDDVRQRFGSTALLRAISYTDGGTTRRRSRLIGGHISKKESMS
- a CDS encoding sulfate starvation-induced protein 1, with product MKKNLSALFFLAAILVLSACGSDSSSGSGSKDELVIGYFPNIDHVPAMIAKEKQYFEEAVGEDVEVTYKTFPDGGAFMTALKTGDIDAGFVGPGPVMNNYANGADVKILAGASSGGTVVVASEQSGIEGLEDLDNHTFITPGIGCTHDVQMETFLKEQGITSARIGGTLKHVTGNPAQYQAMFESGKVDLAAVPEPWASTLVANGAKVIVDTDEIAYGTTLPNTVLVTSGKMIEEQSELVDQITAAHEKSIAFINENPEEAQTIAIDSIEEITNQRMDESIIASAWERVTYTTEVNADVIQAFADSSHDLQFLKEKPEFDELVVPQDTEVGSVQ
- a CDS encoding ABC transporter substrate-binding protein; this translates as MKKSAFILSAAAAAVLAACGGDGGSGDGDVTLEFFQYKQEAVGTFDELIAKFEEENPGITVEQNNVPESDTVLLSRLTQNDIPDVMSVNGGVMYGELVRAGVLREVTDHEVLGDINDEYSDMIARIAGDGVDGHFGFPHTVNANGVIYNKTKFEELGLETPQTWDEFIALAEEIESAGETPFYSTYGEAWTILPPLNSLASNIQPDDFYEQLASGETTFSDEYGEVADKLQQLLEYTHNDVFGSDYSRGNMEFAQGEAVMYMQGIWAIGQVQEANPDIELGVFPLPATNNAEENRLVSGVDLVLATAADADHPEEAQMFVEFLLEEENLQFYIDQQRLFSAVEGPEQTDEAISELQPVFEEGKITSFADHYYPQGFGIDTMFQNFLLEGDKEALLEELDSEYERLAGQ
- a CDS encoding ABC transporter permease, giving the protein MKIGKTNWPVTLLLMAGTILILFPLYITVVNAFKTPAETAESILALPIEWTFNNFTTAIEMTNFFNAFGNSFYITIVTVVFTVLTNSLVAYAIARNMHKKAYKFLFYYLVSAMFVPFPIIMLPIVNQMSSIGLMNQNGLILLYIVYGLSFNVFLYVGYIKTIPKELEEAAIVDGCTRWGVFWRIIFPMLSPINATVGILTALWAWNDFLLPLVILSDRGDHTLPLVQYVFQSQFATNYNLAFSSYLMALLPMLVLYLFLQKWIISGVTQGAIKS
- a CDS encoding ABC transporter ATP-binding protein codes for the protein MFLSMNNVHKSFTNNGKTELVLSDIQLDVKEGEFVSILGPSGCGKSTLLSIVAGLAHATEGSIELEGKTIKGPGKERGMVFQQAALFPWLTVEENVMFPLLPDMSKREAQQKAHQYLQMVQLGAYTKHSPHEISGGMQQRVAIARALAMDPALLLMDEPFGALDEQTRSRLHEIVEKIFLETKKTILFVTHSIAESLKLSDRIVVMGTQPGTILEVIELNFPRPRSQSKEELLYYEEKIQALLKSEIDKVTEKEQKNAASR
- a CDS encoding binding-protein-dependent transport system inner membrane protein yields the protein MQPAVKRIIFYVLLFSIWQGAVYVFDVSPSLLPAPTDVFASLYEGFSNLTLVYDLIASFRRLFIGLAIALVLGLLLGVLLAKSKTADETLGSLILALQSVPSIVWLPLAIMWFGLNEMAVIFIVVLGATIVMTINVRTGIINVPPLFIKAAKTMNYRGFRLFRKVTIPASIPYAVTGIRLAWAFAWRALMAGELLSTGPGLGYSLRFASDFGDMSRVIAIMLMIMLIGIIVDLLFFQRVEKKVLKKWGLATE
- a CDS encoding sugar ABC transporter permease, with product MKKKPSVYVWMLLPAVILFFSFHTLPVLQGIFYSFTNFRGYGVWEFVGFDNYVRVFNDRNALNAYGFTFQFAIVSTILVNIISLVIALGLNAKIKFHKTLRGIYFMPNILSILIVGFIFNYIFSIFIPEIAENTGLTGLTKSILGSPDHAWIAIVIVAVWQAAAFNTILYLAGLATIPRDLYEASALDGASKWQEFWKITFPLIAPFFTINMVLAMKNFLMVFDHIVALTGGGPGRATQSISLLIYQDGFAGGQFAYQSANAVIYFIVIVTISVFQIRILQKREVQL